The Elaeis guineensis isolate ETL-2024a chromosome 11, EG11, whole genome shotgun sequence genomic interval TCTGATAGTTTTCCCCTAAAAATCAAAACCCGATGGTTAAAAAGaattaagaatattttagtcGTTACTCCTCTTTAGTTGACACTATTAAAATGAAGACAGATGGCAGGAGCTCTTCATAATATTTATAAAGTTTTGGAgtctatttgaaattttttcttttaagattaagtataaatagatcaaattttaagggGTGTCACTATAATTTTCTCTTAAATTAATTTTAGTTCCTTCCTTGGTGCAGCCAATTCTCCATGTTTTCCAAATTGTGGATTTTGGCCCCTAGTTGTCTTTGGAGGCTGAATTATGTGTGCGCCTTAAAGGAATTGCAAGTCAAAATCGATGAAACAGGCAGAAGATTATTAATGCTATGGGCATGCTTTCCCCAAAAGCGTGTGGAAACATTTGTTTCAGCCTATCAAGGCGAATCTAGAGCAACTAATGTTAGGACCATTTCAAAGCGTAAAAACCACAGCCGACATAGTGCTTTGGTGTCTCAATCATGGTTCTTCTTCCGttgtctgctttttttttttttttttttttttgtatttttttgacCGCCCATTCACGGTTCTCCTTCAGCTGTTTTGACTTGGATATCACTTAGTCCGACCGGCCCattgattttggatcctctctataTACGGACAGCTTTGATAGATATTTCTATTGTAAAATGATTTAACTAATTCAGtttaattaagaaagaaaaagTCAACTCCCTCAAGAGTTCACTTCACGTTGCATGAAAGTCCGGTTTAAAGTTTAAACAAAACAATGCACTTCCTATTTGTAGCGAGCTGCCGGGCACTTCCAAACCGACTGCAGCCCACCCACCTCATCTGGTGTTCCAATAACTTGCCTCTACCTTCTCCTCCTCTCTAACACTTCATTCCAAATCTTACTAATGGATCTCCCGAAAGCACTCACCCTCAGCTCCAAGGTACGTtggcctctcctcctcctcttccttctccaaGCTGCTCTCTTTCCTCAGTGTTCAGGAAGCCAAGCCGAGCGGCTCGCTTTGCTTGCTTTCAAGGCAGCAATAACCCACGACCCCAAAGGATCCTTGAAGTCGTGGAATGGAACTAAGTCCATCTGTAGGTGGGCTGGCGTTTCCTGCAGTCCTCGGCACCAGGAGAGGGTCGTCGCCTTAGTCCTCGACTCCATGAGCCTTGGAGGCTCCATATCTCCTTCCGTTGGAAACCTCACCTTCCTTGCTCGACTCCACCTCCCCGGCAACAGCCTTGGCGGTGTCATCCCCTCGGACATCGGCCGTTTACGTCACCTCAAAGACCTCAACCTGAGCTTCAACGCCTTGGGTGGGCCCATCCCCCCCAGTCTAAGCCAGTGCAGGAACCTCTTACACCTGGACTTGACCGAAAACCTTCTCCTGGGGAACATTCCATCCAACTCGGTTCTCTTTCCCAGCTCACCGTGCTGAATCTAGGCAGCAATGGGCTTGCCGGTGCCATCCCACCTTCACTAGGAAACCTTTCGTCTCTCCAGCAACTCGATCTGTCGAGCAACAGGCTTATTGGAGAGATGCCGCCTTCCCTAGGGAACTATCCTCTCTTGTCTATCTTAACCTTTCAACGAACAGCCTCGTGGGGGCCATACCACCTTCTTTCACAGACCTCCTCTCTCTCCGTTATCTTGATTTATCAAGCAATGGTCTTGCTGGAGGTATTCCATCGTCGTTAGGTAGAATTCAGGCTCTATCTGTTCTCATTCTAGCGAGCAACAATCTCACGGGATCATCCCCCTTCAGTGGGAGCCCTCAAGTCTCTCGCTTATCTTGATCTCTCTTGGAATAGGCTTGTTGGAGCACCCCCTCCATCATTCTCCAATCTCTCGCATCTCGTCGTTCTTGAACTATCGAAAAATAATCTCCAAGGCCACCTTCCGGAGGACCTAGGCCACCTCACCAGCCTCCAGTTTTTTGAAATTTCCGACAACAAAATATCCGGCACCATTCCACTGTCGCTCTACAATATCTCATCTTTGCAAACCTTGAGTGCTGTAGATAACCTGCTATCAGGAACAGTTTCACTTGATATCGGCAACGCTCTTCCTAACCTCCTGCAGCTTAACCTGGTCCGGAACCAGCTTGAAGGACCAATCCCAATCTCGCTAGCAAATGCTTCAGGACTTCAACTGATCGATCTGGGTGGCAACAAATTCAGTGGAGGGATACCTGAAAATCTTGGAAGCCTGCAACATCTCTCTTGGCTTTCTCTATGGGGGAACAGATTGAAGGCTGAAGAAGCCAATGACTGGGCTTTTATTTCCTCCCTGACAAACTGTAGTCAACTAGGTTTTTTGAGCCTAGCTGACAATGATCTTAGTGGCACGTTGCCCGCCTCAATAGCTAATCTGTCGACCCACTCTATAGGTTAACTATGGGGCAAAACCGGATATATGGAACCATTCCTCCTGGAATTGAGAACTTGGTGAATCTGACTATATTGGGCCTTAATGAGAACATACTTAGTGGCAGCATTCCCGATTCCATTGGAAAACTTAGTAAACTTGAAGCTCTACTCTTGTTTAGCAACAAATTTTCGGGGGCTATCCCCACCTCCATTGGCAACCTCACCCTGTTAAATGAGCTTTATTTAGATGGGAATGACTTGCAGGGAGACATACCAGCGAGTCTTGGGAACTGTCAGATTCTGAACACACTAGACCTTTCTAGTAATcgccttagtggatccatccctAGAGAAGTCCTCAGCCTTTCCTCCTTATCGGATTTTCTGGACTTATCCAGCAATTTCTTGGATGGGCCACTTCCAACTTCAGTAGGCAAGCTGCAGAATCTTCAGCTTCTGAATATTTCCCACAATAGGTTGTCAGGTGAAATTCCAACAACAATTGGAGATTGTCAGGTGTTGAATACCTCTATTTAGAAGGGAACTTCTTTCAAGGATTCATTCCTTCATCACTGGACCATCTAAAGGGCATCAGAGTGTTGGATCTTTCACTCAATAATTTGTCTGGGCCCTTCCCACATTTTCTATCAACCTACATTATTTGCAACATGTAAACCTATCCTTCAATGATCTTGATGGTGAAGTGCCAAAGGAGGGAGTCTTCAAGAATGCTAGTGCAGTTTCCATACTCGGGAATGACAAATTATGTGGGGGTATCTCGGATTTGCATTTGCCCGCGTGTCCAAGTCAAACATCAAAACAGAAGAGGTCCCTTGTGCTCAAAGTAATTGTCCCAGTTGTTTGTGGAATCTCGTTATTGGTCCTGTTATCTAGTTTGTTCATCACCTGTTATTTGAAAAGAAACTCAAAGAAATCTTCGTTTGCGACTCCCTCGATGGATCTACTTAAAAGAGTTTCTTACAAGGAGTTGATGAAAGCAACTGATGACTTTTCATGCAATAATCTGATTGGCCGGGGAACTTTTGGTTCTGTATATAAAGGGATTATGAGTGATGGTGAAACTGTTGCGGTCAAGGTACTTGACCTCCAACTGCGAGGAGCTTTCAAGACTTTCATGGCAGAGTGTGAGGCCTTGAGAAACATCCGACATCGCAACCTTGTAAAAATCTTGACAACATGTGCAAGTGTTGATTTCAGAGGCAATGATTTTAGAGCTCTAGTGTTTCAGTTCATGCCTAATGGGAGCCTAGAGAAGTGGTTGCACCCACCATTGGACGGGAAATTTTATTCGAAGAAACTAAGCCTCATCCAGAGGCTGAACATAGCAATTGATGTGGCTGCTGCACTGAACTACCTCCACAACCACTGCGAGATACCAATTATTCATTGTGACTTAAAGCCAAGCAACATTCTTCTTGATGATAGCATGACTGCTCATGTGGGAGATTTCGGGCTAGCAAAATTCCTCACTAGAAGCACCGACAAGTTATCAACAGCTCTATCTAGTACTAGTACATTTGCTATAAAGGGGTCTATCGGATACATTGCTCCAGGTAAAGACAGTACACCTAGGTCTTTAGATCTTGCTatatttcctttcttttctcttcccgTATTCCGTCAAGCTCGAAGATCAGAATCTCTTTAGCTTCTAAATTATGACTAGTTTTTTTGAATGTATGAATTCATTGCAGAGCATGGGATGGGAGGCCAAGTCTCTGTTCAAAGTGATGTTTATAGTTATGGGATCCTCATTCTTGAGTTGTTTACTGGGAAGAGACCCACAGACGACATGTTTAAAGATGGTCTTACTCTTCAAAAATTTGTTGAGGACGAACTCTCGAAAGGATCCCAGGTTACCATGATTGTGGATCCATCCTTGTtttcacaagagagtgaagaaatgCTACATATAAATCAAGGTGGAAGCCAAGCAGGTGAGAGGATTGAAAGATGCTTGATTGCTGTGCTTGCAATTGGTCTTTCATGCGCCAGGGAGTCACCAGGAGAGCGCATGGAGACAAAAGATGCGGTGACTCATCTGGAAGCAATCAAGACTCTACTACCAGTGCCCAACATCTGAAGTCCTGGGTGGATGCATGATAAATGCGATAGCAAGCTGTGATGCTATGAGTTGAATATTGTGTAATTTTACATATTTGTGTAATACTCTTAGGAAAAGAAACAGGCCACTTGCAGGCTTTTTGTTTTCCCTTGAATTTCCTTTTCAAATAACTATTAGCAGAATTTTTTAGTGAGCTCTTCTAGTACGTCTAGTTTAAAAGTTGCATTGGACATTTGGAAGGAGCATATATAATATAATGCACTATGAATTTTTTAGTGAGCTCTTCGTTTGATGGGTCTGGAGGCAATTCTCGCATTCTGCTACTAATAAGAGGCATATTAATTTCAAAAGTCCATAGCCATTTCGATGTCCCTGACTAGAATTTGCTTGCGTGCATGTTAGACAAACCCTAAGATTCTTTAGCATAGAAAGCTAACAGAGACAAAGCATGATTCCAAGGTGCAAAGCAAAGTTTGTTTTTGTGTATGTGTTAGACAAAGCCTTCAGATTAAGACAGCCTCAGTAATAATCTCGAATATAGAGCGTTTTCATGGTAAAGCATATGATTGCACAGTCATGCTTCTACGGCCTCCAACTATATCTAAACATCTCCTTGGAAGTTGAAGACACAATCAACATCTAAACATTTTAGAGAGACACTTCAGCATCATTAAGCTTTTCAAATTAAGAACTGCAACCCATAATTGTACCATTTCTCACAAATCTTTGGGTTTCACAATATATCATCACTCATCAAATTGTTTTAAAGAATAACAGATTTATAATTGATCATTATTGCCTAACTTATTTACATTCTACTGCATTTAGCACTGTATGAGTACATCTCGTACACCTTTCTAACTATAAATGTTATTTATATATTCAAGCTTTTGAACATAATTCTAACGTTAGGTGGTTGTGTAGATTTCTTTGTTTTGAAAAATGAATAGGCATGAAACTGTTAGAGGTTAATTTGTAATTAACTCTATCATTAAGGTTAGCAAGTTCAAGAGTCATGTAATTCTTGTAGCTAATGTGTTTGTGGAGATCAGAGGATTATATACTCTAGTTTTTAATATATTGTGGATCATCTTAAGTAAAGTAAGAGTCATGGAGATTAAAAGGTCACTTTAATATTCATGAGGGTTAGCCTAAGAGTCACCTTTGTATCTATAAATAGATGTCTAGATCTTTTGGCAATGCAAGCCATTTGAAAACCTCTTGTACCACTCCACTACTCTAATCAAAATCCCCCTTGCTTCTCATGATGAAAAAGTTCTTTGTCTTGCATCTTGTTACCTGTATTTCTTCTTGACCCAACAAAAATATGATTTTGTATgaaaacatattttataaaaataaagagagaaggactttttataataaaaatcaagttTTCTTTTTGAACTATTAGTCTTTTGAAAACATGTGTAAATCTACTTCAATATGGAAATTAAAAGAACTAATTCCTTCTGGTTTTGTGTAAAATTTGATTGCCAAATAGCCCTTGGCATTATATGTTGGATTTGACTCCTAATATATGGCCTAATTATCACTTAACCAGGTTTAACTCATTAGATCAACCACATATACTAAATCAATTATAGTAAGTCTAATTAATTAAAGAGTTCTTtcctaattagatctaaactagaAGTCAACTCTAATTAGAGTTAGTCCTTTAATGGGATAAGACAAGTGCAGATATAAATATAGAGGTAGTCCGATCcctttctccaactcttagaaagGTGTAAATGATTCCCATCGATCATTCACGTTAAGGAGGAGGTTGAGGAGAGAGAAGATGAGACGCCCCACAAGAGAAGACCAGACATCCTGTGGGCTACACAATCATTATATTGGATTGATAATGATTCAAGGTATGATTTATTTATGCTTTTTGATTTTGCATGAATATAGGAGCATGATCTTGGCATAACAGGTTAAAATTATCTAACATGTAGTATCAGAGCCTTGGTTTCATACTTCATATTcatgtaaaatttttgataaatttttagcttattttcaaaacattaaaatcatattttttgtattttgtGGAATAAATCAagcttagaaaattaaatcatcattttattaatttcttgaaaaataaaaataaaaaaagaaaagaggtttTGGGGTCGGCGGCATAGGCCAACCCTCACCATTTGGCAAATGGGGCAGTAGTCATGGCGGTGGATCGCTGCAGCGGGGGGAGGGGGGCAGCTGCTGCTTGCCGGTGGTGGCGGCAGGGATCCATCGCCGCCTGTGGTGTTCTTATGCAGCCTCGAAAATCATGGCTTCTGCCACTTGGGAGGGAGGTGGTGGGTCTTTTGCTGTCACTTCGACAATGGCGACAGTCCGCCCCCCTCCCTGCTATTTCCTCTGGAGGCTAGGGTGGATGGAGGCGGCCGTTCGACCGCCCATGTGGCATGGAGAAAACCTAGGGTTTCTCACAATAGTGATGGTGTGTTTTTGGGTATCGGGTTCATATCCAAACGGATCTAGATTCGAACCCATTCTGTTTTAGGTTCCACCCATTATGGCCTTAGGGTTTTAGATTTTTGGACTTGATCCATCACTacaaaaaaatagtataatagCGATGGCAAACAAGCTGTCGCTAATAGTAATATTTATCATCTACTTATTACGACGGAAATTAAACCCATCTTAAAAGCAGGAAAGCTTATtagtgataatattttttattattgccatcgctataaatttaattttaaataattagtaTTAGCGACGGTTTTAGCGATGCAAATTCGCCATTGCTAATACCTTATCCTAAAAACCATCTTCATCCCCGATCACTTGGTTTCATTCTCCACCGCCTCCCCCATCTTCCCCCACCTCCGGTCCCCCTTCTTCCCCCGCCACGCTGTCGGAGCCCCTGTCCCCACGCCTCATTCCCCATGCCATCGTCCCCTCAGATTCGATGTTCCCACATCGGATCGATGGTCCTCGAGCCCGCCCCCCCTTCTTCCCCGCGTCCCCCCTTCTTCCCCTGGCATTGTCGAAAACTTGTCGGAGCCCCCATCTTGATGCCCCGACCTCCCCCTTCTTCTGCCATCACCGTCCCCATGCTGGATTGGCTGTCCCCACACTAGATTAGCCTTCCCCTCGCTGGATCTGTCATCCCCCACCTCCCCCATCTTCCTCCATCGCACCGCCAAACCCGGCCCCAGTGCCTGCCCTACCTCATCTTCTTCCCTACACCGCCAAGTGAGTATTAGTGACGACAACGATGACGGTGATGGAGCCGTCGCCACACATCATTTTctcctctttaaatttttaatatttaaatttagatttatcagatttatttaaatttataataattgaatttaatttgtgcATGGGAGGTGCATTTTCGATCATTGGCAAGATTCAAACAAGCATCGCTGCCATACAAAATCTCGCATCCGATGGTGCTCTTGGGAGTTGGAACCATTGTGGGAGATCTCTGATGAAAGTAGCCCTACTGCCTTCAATAGCAAAGCTTCAAGTTGGGCCACTATCGAACCAGCTCTGACCCACTCATCTACTCCAACGGTGGTGGGAGCAGCATGGTGAATTCTCCGATGACCAATGTGCTTTCGGTGGGAAACATCTACCCCTCGAGGGTAATCAGCAAGATTCGAGCAGTGGTGCTAATGAGCTTGCTTCCGACCCATCATAAATGAACATCTACCCCTCGAGGGTAATCAGCAAGATTCGAGTAGCGATGCTGATGAGCTTGCTTCCGACCCATCATAAATGAATGGACCGATTCGATTGGGTTCGTACTAATCTTGAACCTCATATTTTAAAAGATTCTAGGGCCTAGGCCCAGTCTGAAgttcgaaaaaaaatttcaagtagagCTTAGGTAGGGGTGTAGCCCAGCCCAGTCCGATCCATTTTCAGCCCTATTTTCAATGCTGCTCGATATTTTAAAACTTTCAAGATGGGATTTGCCTAGATACCATGCTGGTTTGTTAGTACAGCCTAGTCATCTGGCATGCTCCAAGTCCGCATGCGGAGACGCGTGTCCCGACTATCCTTGTTTGCAATGCTGCTCAATACTTTGGAACgtcctaatttaaaaattttaaaaatattatattacatagaatcatagacccatcttttgattaatgtacatattctatagcatccgtatatttatatatttttatatagatagaagaattatatacattgatcaattgattgtccaatataaataatttaaaaaataaaattaattctataaatcattacagtaatcaaacagtaTAGTAAGagtttaagaaaaattttgaacagtatttttctttagttctcttcACACATCTTACGCCATATAGGGGAGAACTAAGGAGAGatgttatcaaaatttttttgactcttattggatatcatttgattactgtacttgatctatagaattaatataatttctgaatGAGATAGGATCTTCTATACTCATTAGTTGATAGGaggatataattattatataagtcattcgaaatgataaaataattatttagcaattgccttatatttgtatatgcagaatcttTAGGTATTGTACCATGAATCATAGTTGGATGAATCGTCGAGTAGTCGATGGAGTGATTTCTACTAAATACAAAGAGGGTATAGAGTACTTCTGTGattatatttttgagaatgcagtATTCTTACATCAAAAGTGGGCTCGTTGCCCTTGTAAGATATGTGGCAATAGAGAAATGCTTGATAGAGATATCATAACTGTCCATTTATATAGGAGTAGATTTATGTCCAACTATAAGCATTGGTACCTGCATTGAGAGATATGAAAGATAGTTGCAAAGGTTAAAAATGGCAGGATAGGGACACAGATAGAATAGTAGATATGGTTATGAATGCTACTGGTCCTGAATTTAACTAAAATATGAAGAATGATTCAGAAGCGGACAGTGGTGATTTCTATCATATGCTGAGAGATActgatgaaccactatggtcAGGATGTGAAACACACACTGTATTACCAGCTGtgtcagagttgttgaacttgaagatcGAGTTTAATATAATGATCAActgttatgataggatggtagcgaTCATAAAAAAAATGCTACCAATGGATGAGAAACTTGTTGGGAGTTTCTATGATTCCAAGAAAATGGTGAAAGGGTTAAACATTTGATACGAAAGGATAGATATATATCATAATGATTGCATATTTTTCTATAAGGAGGATCAATTGAATAGCTCATGTGACATATGTGATGAAAGCCGATTTAAATCAAGACAAGAGGATAGAAATCAAAATGACATACCATACAAGATTCTTCGATACCTTTCTCTCACTTTTAGGCTTTGAAGGTTTTACTTGTCCAAGAGTACTTCTAGACAGATGAGATGGCATAAAGAAGAGATTCGCAAGCACTCTGATATGATGACTCATCCATCGAATAATGAGGCATCAAAGAAATTTGATACTTGTCATCTTTTATTTGTGTAGGAATCATGCAATGTCAGACTGTACCTATCTATCAATAGATTTACATCATTCAGTCATGTAGTGGCTCCTTATTCATATTGGTCAAtatttattactccatacaatctacCTCCTGAGATGTGCACGAAAGAACATtacatctttcttatattagttatTTCTGGACCACGACATCCTGATAGAAGTATTGATATATATCTAAGGCCTGTTGTTGATGAGTTGAAATTCTTATGGTCCGATGACATACATACTTTTGATGAATCAAAGAAGTAGAATTTTGTAATGAAGACTACATTAATGTAGACCATTAGTGTTTTTTTTGCTTATGGGATGCTGTCAAAATGGAGCACTCATAAGAAGCTAGCATGTCCCTATTGTATAAAAAATACAAAGGtatttcaacttgagcatggtCATATGCTCTACTGGTTTGATTATCGTCATCAATTTCTCTCCAAACATCATTCTTTTCGAAAGCAATGGGATAGTTTCAGGAGGAATAAAATAAAGAAGGATGAGGTACTCCCATGACTCAGTGGTATGGAAGTATTTTAGAGGGTATTCTAACTGGATAATATCTAATTTAATATACTATTTGACAAGCAGAAATCTCAGAGATTCAATAAAACTCATAATTGGATGAAGCACAGTAT includes:
- the LOC105034051 gene encoding probable LRR receptor-like serine/threonine-protein kinase At3g47570 produces the protein MGQNRIYGTIPPGIENLVNLTILGLNENILSGSIPDSIGKLSKLEALLLFSNKFSGAIPTSIGNLTLLNELYLDGNDLQGDIPASLGNCQILNTLDLSSNRLSGSIPREVLSLSSLSDFLDLSSNFLDGPLPTSVGKLQNLQLLNISHNRLSGEIPTTIGDLPKEGVFKNASAVSILGNDKLCGGISDLHLPACPSQTSKQKRSLVLKVIVPVVCGISLLVLLSSLFITCYLKRNSKKSSFATPSMDLLKRVSYKELMKATDDFSCNNLIGRGTFGSVYKGIMSDGETVAVKVLDLQLRGAFKTFMAECEALRNIRHRNLVKILTTCASVDFRGNDFRALVFQFMPNGSLEKWLHPPLDGKFYSKKLSLIQRLNIAIDVAAALNYLHNHCEIPIIHCDLKPSNILLDDSMTAHVGDFGLAKFLTRSTDKLSTALSSTSTFAIKGSIGYIAPEHGMGGQVSVQSDVYSYGILILELFTGKRPTDDMFKDGLTLQKFVEDELSKGSQVTMIVDPSLFSQESEEMLHINQGGSQAGERIERCLIAVLAIGLSCARESPGERMETKDAVTHLEAIKTLLPVPNI